A window of the Trichoderma asperellum chromosome 6, complete sequence genome harbors these coding sequences:
- a CDS encoding uncharacterized protein (BUSCO:EOG092D1TC1~antiSMASH:Cluster_6.2), with amino-acid sequence MASILRQLIASPRTWHPEAGLDLCYVTDFIIATSGPSQTYPQLAYRTPLDQLVAFLDSKHGEDWAIWEFRAEGTGYPDEAVYNRIWHYPWPDHHPPPFRLMPMIMASMRNWLHGGDAPGGKSAGKGESKSAQPLSSKPPSGSNAKDSTTEPAKPERNKNRVVVVHCKAGKGRSGTASCSYLIAEEGWKAEDALTQFTQRRMRPQFGAGVSIPSQLRWVNYVDRWTKGGKKYTDRPIEIVEIHVWGLRNGVKMEVECFVDEGKKIETVHTFSKQERMVVEGGAPEGGGLTEMMWDLAGYSSPKDKDKARDTGESESSSNGESKKKRSLDSPSPPRPSDSSMEQLLRRKSAKLIEKVSPPGSHSKIDKFRALINSNESSTSPTLSSPSEVRTEAPDEAEPGGKAVIMKPKTPIHISNSDVNISVERRNRTHKSMGLTMVTAVAHVWFNVFFEGNGPEKGGKADKNGVFEIEWEAMDGIRGSSRKGTRAFDRMSVVWRVADSGEAKAEEEVIEPKEGEPVPQTKAADWKGTDNAMPPDAEKDLGLRVQSPLSADVSRASSIKSAEGTVDEQGQGQSSKPDESMEGLKRSGPSGEDLDEESKV; translated from the exons ATGGCTTCAATACTGCGACAACTTATTGCAAGTCCGCGGACGTGGCACCCGGAGGCTGGCTTGGACCTCTGTTACGTGACTGACTTTATCATTGCAAC ATCTGGTCCTTCGCAGACATACCCCCAACTGGCGTACCGAACCCCTCTCGACCAGCTCGTTGCTTTCCTCGACTCAAAACATGGCGAAGATTGGGCGATTTGGGAATTCCGTGCTGAAGGGACGGGATACCCAGACGAAGCCGTCTACAATCGAATATGGCACTATCCGTGGCCTGACCATCACCCTCCGCCATTCAGGTTGATGCCGATGATAATGGCGAGCATGAGAAATTGGCTTCACGGGGGAGATGCGCCGGGTGGGAAGTCTGCTGGCAAGGGTGAAAGCAAGAGTGCGCAGCCATTATCGTCTAAACCGCCAAGTGGAAGCAACGCAAAAGATTCCACTACAGAGCCGGCCAAGCCAGAGAGAAATAAGAATAGAGTTGTGGTGGTTCACTGCAAGGCGGGCAAAGGGCGGAGCGGTACCGCTAGCTGTAGCTACCTCATCGCAGAGGAGGGCTGGAAGGCAGAAGATGCGCTCACACAGTTCACGCAGCGCCGCATGAGGCCTCAGTTTGGAGCTGGCGTATCGATTCCTTCGCAGCTACGATGGGTGAACTACGTTGATCGCTGGACAAAGGGCGGAAAGAAATACACAGATCGTCCAATCGAAATTGTAGAGATTCACGTATGGGGGCTCCGAAACGGTGTTAAAATGGAGGTCGAATGTTTTGTTGATGAGGGCAAGAAAATTGAGACGGTACACACTTTCTCAAAGCAAGAGAGAATGGTGGTTGAAGGAGGTGCACCTGAAGGCGGCGGCCTTACGGAAATGATGTGGGATTTGGCGGGGTACTCGAGTCCAAAAGACAAGGACAAAGCTCGTGATACGGGAGAGTCAGAAAGTTCATCAAATGGCgaatccaagaagaagaggtctCTTGACTCTCCATCCCCACCGCGACCCTCTGACTCGTCAATGGAGCAGCTTCTACGACGGAAGAGCGCTAAGCTGATTGAAAAAGTATCGCCGCCAGGATCGCATTCTAAAATTGACAAATTTCGAGCCCTGATCAATTCTAATGAATCAAGCACGTCTCCGACATTATCTTCTCCATCAGAGGTCCGCACAGAGGCTCCCGACGAAGCAGAGCCTGGCGGCAAAGCCGTCATTATGAAGCCAAAAACCCCGATTCACATTTCCAACAGCGACGTCAACATCTCTGTTGAGCGGCGAAATAGGACGCACAAATCAATGGGCCTGACGATGGTTACAGCCGTCGCTCATGTGTGGTTCAATGTCTTTTTTGAGGGAAATGGCCCAGAGAAGGGGGGCAAAGCAGACAAGAATGGTGTGTTTGAAATAGAATGGGAAGCCATGGACGGCATTCGAGGATCTAGCAGGAAAGGAACGAGAGCGTTTGATCGTATGTCGGTTGTGTGGCGAGTTGCGGATAGCGGCGAGGccaaggcagaagaagaggttaTCGAGCCGAAGGAGGGCGAGCCGGTGCCGCAAACCAAGGCTGCGGATTGGAAAGGCACCGATAATGCAATGCCTCCGGACGCTGAAAAGGATCTTGGATTGCGGGTGCAAAGTCCTCTCAGCGCAGATGTGAGCAGggccagcagcatcaagagtGCTGAGGGAACCGTGGATgagcaaggccaaggacagaGTTCGAAACCTGATGAATCGATGGAAGGTCTAAAACGTAGTGGGCCGTCAG